The region CCCTTGCGCGAATACCAGCAGGAGGCGTTCAACCTCTACGAGGCCATGCTCGATCACGTCAACGAGGAGGTCACCCGCGTCCTCGCCCATGTCGAGGTCCGGGTCGAGCAGCCGCCGCAGGAAGTGGAGCAGCAGTTCGCCCGCGTCGAGCCCGCCCGGCTCGAAGCGGTCCACCCCGACCCTGATGGCATCGAGAGCGAGGCGGCCCCCGCCCCGGCGCCGCGCCAGGCCCCCGTCGTCAACCGCAGTGCCGCCGGCTTCAACCCGCGCGATCCTTCAAGCTGGGGCAAGATTTCGCGCAACGCGGTCTGCCCTTGCGGCTCGGGCAAGAAGTTCAAGCACTGCCACGGCGCCCTGGTCGAATAGACCGGGGCGACCCCGCCCTTTCGCCCCGCCCCCGCCTTGGGCTAGCATCGGCGCGGCCAGGAACCCCGGCCCGTGCCGGGGCGTTAAAACAACGGGGCCTTACGCTGGGGGCCCCGATGCCGGGTACTTTTGGGAGACTTCGATGCGTCTTGCGCTGATGACCATGGCCGCCCTTGCCTGCACCGGCCCGGCGCTGGCACAGCAGCCGGCCGAAGCACCCTTCATTCCGCAAGCCCCGACCACCACCTATCCGGGTGCTCAGCCGGCCCCGAGCCAGAGCACGGTGCCCGACCGGCCCTGCGAATGCGCGATCGCCCAGGGCGCCTGCACCGCCAATGTCCAGGTCACCGACGTCGGCCGCCGGCGCGATGCCTATGGCGCCGACGTCGCCTACCTGCTGCAGATCACCTCGACCGACAAGCGCTGCTCGACCGTGAACTACCGGCTGCGTCTGGTCAGCCCCGACGGCCGCTCGGAAGAGCAGACCTTCGAGGCGATCTTCGACAACGGTTCCTACGAGGCGGGCGGCCAGATCCGCGCCAATCTCAGCTCGGATTCCAGGTTGATTCCCAGCGGCGTCACCTGCTTCGTGTGCTCGGAGTAGCATGGCGGGGAAGAGCCGGCTGCCTGCCAGGCCAAGGCTCTGCTATTTTGTGCTGACCCAGACCTCCAGCGTGCCGAGGTGGATCGAACTGACGAGCACCGCCTTGATATCGCGCATGGTGACTCCCTGCTGCTGGACCTGCCTCGCCAGTTCTTCAGCGGCCCGTTTGTCCTTCGTCCGGCTGTAGCGCACCTCACCCGTACCCAGCGCGGCTTCAGTTCGCTCTCCCCCGGCGGCGGTGCCTTGCACATTCCATCCCAGATCGGACAAGCTCCGCATCATCTCGCGAATCTTGTCCCGGTCGATGGAGCCGGCGAATTGTACGAAAACGCGGTAGTCAGCAGGGCGGGCGGGAAGTGCCTCTACAATCTTGCGATAGATTTCGGCGACCTCTTCCGCCCCCGTCGCCCCTCCTGTCACCGCCCGATGAAAGCCGGACAGATCATCCCTTTCCAGATACGGGTTGAGACTACTCTCCTGGTCCTTGAAAAAGGCCACCGCTATTCGAGCGGCAATTTCGGGCCTCACAACCTCCTCGGGCGAGAGGGTCAGCAATTGACCGAGCCCCAGGCGCGCGCTCATCCTCGTATAGGCTGCTCTGCCGACAATAGGGATGTATCCACGCGCCTTGAACCGAAGCCCGTCTCCCGCCTGCGTATTTCCAAGCTCGATTCGCCCCTCGTAACGCTCAGTAGCGGGATCCGGCTCCTCCAGCATCGAGAACCAGTGGGTCTCGTAGGCGATCTCGGCGAGGACAGCGGCAACCGTCGATTCATCGGCGATCGAAAACTCCTTGAAGGCCGATTGCAGATAGGGGAGGTGCAATTCGATTCCTTCCGCGGCCGTGGCCGGCGCAATCTTCTTCAGAAGCTCGACGGTAGTACTTTCCGATACAATATCTATAACGGCTCCCTTCAGCGGCGGAACAGGCACGCCCGAACGCGAAGCCTCGAGAAGTGTTATCGGCGGCATCTGACTGTTGGCCGCCGCGACGGATCGTGCGGCCTCGAGTTGGGCGAGGGCCTTTGTCGCGGCATTCCTCTTGTTCTTCAATTCCGTCAGCGATGCGGGGTTTTCCCTATTTCTTTCCATTTCGAGAGTGAGTTCTTCAATCTCGGCTTTCTTCGCGGCAATCTCACGCTCTGCCGCATCCTGAATTGCCGCCGCCTCGGCCTGCCTTTGATAGATGTCGAAATATTTGTTGAGGAGCTTCATATCCTTGTCATAGCGATCTTGAGCCCAGGTCTTCAGCGGATGATGGGGCAGGGTTGCCAAGGCGCTCAACAGCATCGCGCGCTCATCGATTCCGACATCGTCCTTGAAGGCCATTGCGAAGAATTGCTCTGTCAGTTGCGCCTCCGCCTGAGCGGCAGCGCGAGCGGCCTCCTGCTGGACAGCAACACGCCCGTCAATCCAAGTCGTCAGTGCTTGGCCGGCACCAACGACCGCCACGAACGCCGTCGTCCAGCGGCCAATGGCAGAAACCAG is a window of Oleomonas cavernae DNA encoding:
- a CDS encoding glycoside hydrolase family 19 protein gives rise to the protein MVDLVNGSLAVASGGSEHSFWANANLGRGQLSNVDLVSAIGRWTTAFVAVVGAGQALTTWIDGRVAVQQEAARAAAQAEAQLTEQFFAMAFKDDVGIDERAMLLSALATLPHHPLKTWAQDRYDKDMKLLNKYFDIYQRQAEAAAIQDAAEREIAAKKAEIEELTLEMERNRENPASLTELKNKRNAATKALAQLEAARSVAAANSQMPPITLLEASRSGVPVPPLKGAVIDIVSESTTVELLKKIAPATAAEGIELHLPYLQSAFKEFSIADESTVAAVLAEIAYETHWFSMLEEPDPATERYEGRIELGNTQAGDGLRFKARGYIPIVGRAAYTRMSARLGLGQLLTLSPEEVVRPEIAARIAVAFFKDQESSLNPYLERDDLSGFHRAVTGGATGAEEVAEIYRKIVEALPARPADYRVFVQFAGSIDRDKIREMMRSLSDLGWNVQGTAAGGERTEAALGTGEVRYSRTKDKRAAEELARQVQQQGVTMRDIKAVLVSSIHLGTLEVWVSTK